A part of Methanomassiliicoccales archaeon genomic DNA contains:
- the pyrF gene encoding orotidine-5'-phosphate decarboxylase, whose protein sequence is MRCSTRLILALDETDGERAMAVVEQVTDLVDAIKINWPLILSTSPRTITELSRLAPVICDFKVADIPNTNRLIVEQAVSLGASGVIVHGFAGSDSVKAAVAAAKHADIFVVTEMSHPGGTELTAPNAERLARIAVESGARGVIAPATRPDRIKHIRDIIGDLLILSPGVGAQGGNASDALRNGADYIIVGRSIYGSNDPRRAAKAIVDEARYASLHK, encoded by the coding sequence ATGAGGTGCAGCACGCGTTTGATCCTTGCATTGGACGAGACCGATGGGGAGAGGGCCATGGCCGTGGTTGAGCAGGTCACCGACCTCGTCGATGCGATCAAGATCAATTGGCCCCTCATCCTCTCAACTTCTCCCAGGACGATCACCGAGCTCTCCAGGCTCGCACCGGTCATATGTGACTTCAAGGTCGCGGACATCCCGAACACCAACAGGCTCATAGTCGAGCAGGCGGTCTCGCTCGGGGCGTCAGGCGTGATCGTCCATGGGTTCGCAGGCAGCGACAGCGTCAAAGCGGCGGTGGCCGCAGCAAAGCACGCGGACATATTCGTCGTCACGGAGATGAGCCACCCCGGCGGGACAGAGCTCACTGCACCGAACGCTGAAAGGTTGGCAAGGATAGCGGTCGAGAGCGGGGCAAGGGGGGTGATCGCCCCAGCGACAAGGCCGGACAGGATCAAGCATATACGCGATATCATCGGGGACCTCCTCATCCTGTCACCTGGCGTAGGGGCCCAGGGCGGAAACGCCTCGGACGCGTTGAGGAACGGCGCTGATTACATAATCGTTGGAAGGTCGATTTACGGCTCAAATGACCCAAGGAGGGCGGCCAAGGCGATCGTTGACGAGGCCAGGTACGCTTCCTTGCACAAGTAG
- a CDS encoding radical SAM protein, producing the protein MHVHPFGAGSLYTRLLPMGCRHCRRGSKMVLFITGRCDKGCFYCPLSSAKKGRDVIYANELRTDDEKEVLREAELIRATGTGITGGDPLLVPDRTIRFIRLLKERFGGGHHVHLYTSTVDPSIFKELERAGLDELRLHPMVKEWKDLGRLKVAEALQELDIPVGFEVPAIPGMMSETRMLLKYASENVLDFVNLNELEFSETNASKMREREFEVKDELSSAVKGSAEMAVALALDRSFKVPVHFCSSSFKDRVQLRNRILRRARNVARAFDVVTSEGMLVKGVIESDDVRAVTGMLETLDVPSDMFMYDKEKGRMEIAPWILAEIAEELPWNAYQVEEYPTADRLEVEREPLNKMRRKIKK; encoded by the coding sequence ATGCACGTGCATCCATTTGGGGCCGGATCTCTATATACCCGCCTGCTTCCCATGGGCTGCAGACATTGCCGTCGCGGCTCCAAGATGGTCCTTTTCATCACTGGGAGATGCGATAAGGGTTGTTTCTATTGCCCTTTGTCCTCAGCGAAGAAGGGGAGGGACGTGATCTACGCGAATGAGCTTAGGACAGATGACGAGAAAGAGGTCCTGAGGGAGGCCGAGCTCATAAGGGCTACGGGCACTGGGATAACCGGCGGGGACCCTCTCCTGGTACCGGACCGCACCATCAGGTTCATCAGGCTCCTTAAGGAGAGGTTCGGAGGTGGCCATCATGTCCACCTTTACACATCGACGGTGGACCCGTCGATATTCAAGGAGCTGGAGAGGGCAGGGCTGGACGAGCTGAGGCTGCATCCGATGGTCAAGGAATGGAAAGACCTGGGGAGGTTGAAGGTCGCGGAGGCGTTACAAGAGCTCGATATACCGGTGGGGTTCGAGGTTCCTGCGATACCTGGTATGATGAGCGAGACAAGGATGCTCCTCAAGTATGCTAGCGAGAATGTCCTCGATTTCGTCAATCTGAACGAGCTTGAGTTCTCTGAGACGAATGCTTCCAAGATGAGGGAGAGGGAGTTCGAGGTGAAGGACGAGCTTTCCTCCGCCGTCAAAGGGAGCGCGGAGATGGCGGTGGCATTGGCCCTCGACCGTTCATTCAAGGTGCCGGTCCATTTCTGCTCATCGAGCTTCAAGGACCGGGTCCAGCTCAGGAACAGGATCCTGAGGAGGGCGAGGAACGTTGCGAGGGCGTTCGACGTGGTGACCTCCGAGGGCATGCTGGTGAAGGGCGTTATCGAATCGGATGACGTTCGGGCGGTTACGGGAATGCTGGAGACATTGGATGTGCCGTCGGACATGTTCATGTACGACAAGGAGAAAGGGCGCATGGAGATAGCCCCGTGGATACTAGCAGAGATTGCTGAGGAGCTGCCCTGGAACGCGTACCAGGTGGAAGAATATCCCACGGCCGACCGTCTCGAGGTGGAAAGAGAGCCCTTGAACAAAATGAGAAGGAAAATTAAGAAATG